One Paramisgurnus dabryanus chromosome 8, PD_genome_1.1, whole genome shotgun sequence DNA window includes the following coding sequences:
- the lpar5b gene encoding lysophosphatidic acid receptor 5b — protein MSVNLTNNTCSEIVWTQRFLVSSIVYALVLAVGLPVNAVSLWVLLRRHGLRSPSAVLMINLAASDMLLALSLPLRVYFYATLRWPFGTGMCTAAVMMFRINIRTSCIFITLISLDRLLALVFPLRSRSLRTSGFASKFCGLVWILITILCIQESIIYSRALNKSLCGSNIFCFEVQVEGSEPVAIGQASFFLILLVINIISTVMVICALRKRPSVDAAKVNNKMSVILIFVVNMMVFIVFILPFSLQLMMVTLKNEELEYKTGREVLRALICLASVNCCLDPLIYYFSLDSFWQDKSKSQGYATTHSLSKSMERS, from the coding sequence ATGAGCGTAAACTTGACTAACAACACATGCAGTGAAATCGTATGGACGCAGCGGTTTCTGGTATCGTCTATCGTGTACGCACTGGTGCTGGCCGTGGGTCTGCCAGTCAACGCGGTGTCACTGTGGGTCCTGTTGCGCAGACACGGGCTCCGGTCACCGAGCGCCGTGCTGATGATCAATCTCGCCGCGTCCGACATGCTGCTCGCGCTCTCTCTGCCGCTTCGCGTTTACTTTTACGCAACGCTCCGGTGGCCTTTTGGAACGGGTATGTGCACCGCTGCCGTCATGATGTTTCGGATCAACATCAGGACCAGTTGTATTTTCATCACTTTAATCAGTTTGGACCGGCTTCTGGCCCTGGTCTTTCCTCTGCGCTCCCGGTCTCTGCGCACCTCCGGGTTCGCATCCAAGTTCTGCGGTCTGGTCTGGATCTTAATTACCATCTTGTGCATCCAGGAGAGTATAATTTACAGCCGCGCACTGAACAAATCGCTATGTGGctctaatattttttgttttgaggtGCAAGTTGAGGGCTCAGAACCCGTCGCGATTGGTCAGGCATCATTTTTCTTAATACTCCTGGTGATCAACATCATATCCACGGTCATGGTCATATGCGCACTGAGGAAACGTCCCAGTGTGGACGCGGCAAAGGTGAATAATAAAATGAGCGTGATACTTATTTTTGTTGTTAACATGATGGTGTTTATTGTGTTTATCTTGCCATTCTCCTTACAACTCATGATGGTCACCTTAAAAAACGAGGAACTGGAATATAAAACAGGCAGAGAAGTTTTACGCGCACTGATCTGCCTGGCGAGTGTCAACTGCTGTTTGGATCCGCTTATTTATTACTTCTCTCTGGACTCGTTTTGGCAGGACAAAAGCAAAAGTCAAGGGTATGCGACGACGCATTCTCTTAGTAAGTCAATGGAGAGGTCATGA